A genomic window from Salvia splendens isolate huo1 chromosome 11, SspV2, whole genome shotgun sequence includes:
- the LOC121754466 gene encoding stemmadenine O-acetyltransferase-like: protein MALPLALYYPNTAQKINDPDSLTRHLKRSLSVILSRYYPLAGRARGDGDFSDCNDAGVPFTVARFRGHNLSEHLTDPRSRLLLTCAVDWGTDPGPHSAVLLVQVNLFDCGGVAIGAVFWHKVVDGSTVSKEKMALQLGSTTDIHNTGRSIVTIYVFERSTVSLLKSKLSDVERPSAVEVVSALLWKCLMYASLANGKSTSLLTQTVDLRRRAQPPFPPECFGNFLGLAPTTTTLHWKMRDSIVKIDDDYINRMRGDLGLLGYYQNLQNTWTEYSPEFDILPISSLCGHNFYGVDFGWGKPIWFSRCDTINESMEGLVWNMIWLVETRNGEGIEAWVILHHKYMSIFNQVKELTTLASINPTPTSLLRSRF, encoded by the exons ATGGCTCTTCCCCTCGCCCTCTATTATCCAAACACAGCCCAAAAAATCAACGATCCAGATTCACTCACACGCCACCTGAAGCGATCGCTTTCCGTTATCTTGAGCCGCTACTACCCTTTGGCCGGGAGGGCCAGAGGAGACGGCGATTTCAGCGACTGCAATGACGCTGGCGTTCCCTTCACCGTCGCCAGATTCAGAGGCCACAACCTGTCGGAGCATCTCACCGATCCCCGCTCGCGTCTCCTCCTGACCTGCGCTGTCGACTGGGGCACTGATCCCGGGCCACATTCCGCGGTCTTGCTCGTACAAGTCAACTTGTTTGACTGCGGCGGCGTGGCCATCGGAGCGGTGTTCTGGCACAAGGTGGTGGATGGGTCGACGGTGTCG AAGGAGAAGATGGCGTTGCAGCTTGGTTCAACTACTGATATCCACAACACTGGGAGATCAATCGTCACAAT ATACGTGTTTGAGAGATCGACAGTATCATtactaaaatcaaaattatcCGATGTGGAACGCCCCTCGGCAGTAGAAGTTGTGTCAGCCTTACTTTGGAAATGTTTAATGTATGCATCTCTTGCAAATGGGAAATCCACGTCATTGCTCACACAAACCGTGGACCTCCGCCGCCGAGCCCAACCTCCGTTTCCTCCAGAGTGCTTTGGCAATTTCCTGGGTCTAGCACCAACGACGACAACGTTACACTGGAAAATGAGGGACTCTATAGTCAAGATCGACGACGACTACATCAACCGAATGCGCGGTGACCTAGGGTTGTTGGGCTATTACCAGAATCTTCAAAATACGTGGACTGAATATTCTCCAGAATTTGATATTTTGCCCATCTCCAGCCTATGTGGTCATAATTTTTACGGTGTTGATTTCGGATGGGGAAAGCCAATATGGTTCAGTAGATGCGACACCATCAATGAATCCATGGAAGGATTGGTTTGGAATATGATTTGGTTGGTAGAGACTAGAAATGGTGAAGGAATTGAAGCATGGGTGATTCTTCACCATAAATATATGTCAATCTTCAATCAAGTCAAGGAGTTGACAACTCTTGCTTCTATTAATCCTACTCCCACTTCACTTCTAAGATCACGATTTTAA